The Synechococcus sp. RS9909 genomic interval GATCGAGAACCTGCAGCCGCTCCGGGTCGGCCAGGCGGGTGATGCCGCGCGCGTGCAGATCGCGGTGGACCGCTTCCAGGCTGCGGCGACAGCCCACCAGCACCGGGGTCAATTCGCGGGGGAGCTCCTCGGAAGCCAGAGCTTTCAGGGTCACCTCCATGCCGATGCCCGCAGGATCGCCAAGGGCAATCAGCAGGGTCTGACTAGCGTCGGTGCACTCAATCGACATGGCGATGCTGCGCTGGTTGCTTCTGGGGCTGTTGTTGTATGGGCTCGGGACGGCTCTGCGTCATGGTTGGCTGGAGGTGCAGTGGCATCGTCTGTTGCATGACGCCGGTCTCACCTTCGTTGATCCGGATGAACCGATCGAGCTCCACGAGCTGCCTCTGTTCAAGCCGACGCCTTGAAGCCCTCCGCCTCCCAGCAGTCGAGCAGACCGCTGCGGTAGGTGGGATGCAGCAAGGTATAGCCAAGCTCCTCGCAGAGCAGAGTGTTGCTGACGCGCCGGTTTTCGGCCCAGAAGGAGCGGGCCATGGCACTCATTGTCTGGCTTGCGTCGCTGTAGGGACGCGGTTGGGGCAGGGTGATGCCGAGCAGCTCGGCCGCATAACCCTGGATCTGCGCCGAGGCCGCCGGTTCGTCGTCGCTGATGTTCACGACGGGCGGCCGCCTGCCCTGGGCTGCCTGCTGGATCAGGTGCCAGCAGGCTCCGGCGATGTCATCCACATGCACACGGGAAAACACCTGGCCGGGCTTGTCGATCGGTTGGAGATCACCGCGAAGAATGGCCTGAAACGGTGATCGCCCAGGACCGTAGATGCCTGGAAGCCGCAGGATCTGCACCGGCCCATCGAGGCTTTGCCAGGCCTCTTCGCAGGCCAGACGGCGTTGGCTGCGCTCCTGCATCGGCGTGGCTGGATCGGAT includes:
- a CDS encoding SDR family oxidoreductase; this translates as MLSDLVNRCRPLPAEPTLLVLGAGFSGSHFAALARQLGTRVLTSVRLPADRSDPSTLRFDSQLNQLPDPEQLQGVTHVLSTIPPERDGQDPVIRCLGETLQRLPLQWLGYLSTTGVYGDRQGAWVHESDPATPMQERSQRRLACEEAWQSLDGPVQILRLPGIYGPGRSPFQAILRGDLQPIDKPGQVFSRVHVDDIAGACWHLIQQAAQGRRPPVVNISDDEPAASAQIQGYAAELLGITLPQPRPYSDASQTMSAMARSFWAENRRVSNTLLCEELGYTLLHPTYRSGLLDCWEAEGFKASA
- a CDS encoding 4-hydroxythreonine-4-phosphate dehydrogenase yields the protein MHSIDMAMLRWLLLGLLLYGLGTALRHGWLEVQWHRLLHDAGLTFVDPDEPIELHELPLFKPTP